The Pseudomonadota bacterium DNA window TCCCTGTGTAAAATACTTACGCTGCTTTTTTATAATTATTAATTCTGTCCTCGATAACGCTCCTAAAGTGCCTTACCAACCCCTGTATAGGCCATGCCGCCGCATCACCCAACGCACAAATAGTATGCCCTTCGACTTGCTTGGTTATCTCAAGCAGTTTATCTATTTCGGCAATTTCCGCCTCACCTTTTACCAGACGCTTCATAATTCTCCACATCCAGCCCGTACCTTCACGGCATGGGGTACACTGACCGCATGATTCATGCATATAAAAATGTGACAATCGCTCTATGGCGGCTATTAAATCGGTAGATTTATCCATAACAATAATACCTGCCGTACCAAGTCCTGACTGAGCGGCTCTTAGCGAATCAAAATCCATTCTTATGGTATCGCAGATAGATTTCGGCAGCATAGGCACTGAAGAGCCACCGGGAATTATTGCCAGAAGATTATTCCACCCGCCACGCACACCGCCTGCATGTTTTTCAATAAGCTCTTTTAACGGAATGCCCATTTCTTCTTCAACGTTGCAAGGGTTATTGACATGACCTGATATACAGAAAACTTTCGTACCCGTATTATTTTCACGCCCAAGACCTGCAAACCAGCTTCCGCCCTTACGTAAGATAGTAGGCACTACGGCTATTGTTTCAATATTATTTATTGTTGTCGGGCAGCCATATAGCCCCACTCCCGCAGGGAATGGCGGCTTCAAACGAGGCTGTCCTTTTTTACCTTCCAAGCTTTCAAGCTGTGCGGTTTCTTCTCCGCAAATATACGCTCCGGCTCCTCTGTGCAGAAATACATCGAAATCATATCCGCTACCACAGGCGTTTTTTCCAATAAGACCGTCTTTATAAGCCTCGTCAATTGCATGTTGCAGGGCAACCGCTTCATTATAGAATTCACCACGAATATATATGTAAGCAGCCACCGCACGCATTGCGTAGCCTGCAAGCAAACACCCCTCAACTATTTTATGCGGGTCGTTCCTGATTATATCCCTGTCCTTACAGGTTCCGGGTTCCGACTCATCGGCATTTACTACCAGATACGAAGGCTTAGGGGATTCTTTGGGCATGAATGACCATTTAAGACCGGTGGGGAATCCTGCTCCGCCACGTCCTCTAAGACACGAGGTTTTTACTTCCTCAATTATCCAATCATGACCTTTTTTTATAAATTTTTTGGTATCTTTCCAGTCCCCGCGCTTTTTAGCAGCCGCAAGATTAGGGCTTTCATAACCGTATAAATTTGTAAAAATTCTATCTTCTTCTTTAAGCATACCAAATTTCCACTTTACTCCGCTTCAACAGGAGCAGAACACTGTCTTCCCGTTTGCGAACCGATTTTAACTTTTTTACCCGCTGCCAGATCATCAATTATTTTTTCCATTGATTCAGGCGATAAATCTTCAAAATAATCATCGTTTATCTGAACCATAGGGGCATTAACACAAGCACCCAGACACTCAACTTCAATTAGCGAGAACTGACCGTCATGCGTAATCTCGCCAAGCCCGATACCCAGCTTATCCTTACACAAATTAGTAATATCGTCAGCACCACGCAACCAGCAAGGTGTCGTTCTGCAAACCTGTATATGGTTTTTTCCTACAGGCTTCAGGTTATACATAGTATAGAATGTAGCTACCTCATAAACCTTAATAGGAGGAAGTTCAAGCATATCGGCGATATAATCCAAAGCATCTTGCGGTATCCAGTTATCGTTTTGCTTTTGAGCCAGCCACAAAAGAGGCATCAATGCACTACGCTGCCTTCCTTCGGGGTATTTAGCAATATATTCTTTAGCTTTTTTCAGGTTTTCTTTCGTAAACTCGAAACTCGCTTTTTGCTCAACTTTTTCTTTTTTCTTCGCCATAGTAACTATCTATCTATCTCACCAAATACAATATCCAAAGAGCCTATAACGGCTACAACGTCCGCTAACATATGACCTTTTGTCATAAAATCAAGCCCTTGCAAATGTGCAAAGCCCGGAGCCCTCACCCTGCATCTATAAGGACGGCTTGTTCCGTCTGCCACCAAATATACACCGAACTCGCCTTTAGGAGCCTCAACCGCCGCATAATATTCACCTGCCGGCACTTTATAACCTTCGGTATAAAGCTTAAAGTGATGTATTAAAGCCTCCATTGATTTTTTCATCTCGGCTCTAGGCGGAGGCGATATTTTTCTATCGTTGGTTTTTATAGGACCGCTAGGCATTTTTTCAATCACCTGCTTAATAATTTTTATAGACTGGTGCATTTCTTCAATTCTAACAAGATAGCGGTCATAACAGTCACCGTTTTTGCCCACAGGTATATCAAAATTCAGGTCGTTATATATTTCATAAGGCTGCGACTTCCTTAAATCCCAAGGAACACCCGAACCTCTTAACATAACTCCCGTAAAACCCCAATCCAGTGCTTCAGCCTTAGATACAACACCGATATCAACGGTACGTTGTTTGAATATTCTGTTTTCCGTTAGCAAGCCTTCCATGTCATCTATCATTTTAGGGAAGGTTTCTACAAATTTCGCTATATCCTCCAGCAATCCGGGCGGCAAATCTTTAGAAACTCCTCCGGGACGGAAGTAATTTGCGTGCAGCCTAGCACCACAAACACGCTCGTAAAATTCCATCATTTTTTCACGCTCTTCAAACATCCACAAAAGCGGAGTCATCGCACCAACATCAAGAGCTTGTGTCGTAATGTTCAACAAATGGCTTAACAATCTGGATATCTCTGCAAAAAGTACCCTGATATATTTAGCTCTTATAGGAATTTTACAATCCAGCAGCTTTTCAGTAACCAATGCAAAGGCATGTTCCTGCGACATCGGAGCAACATAATCAAGCCTGTCAAAGTAAGGAACTGCCTGAATATAATTTTTATGCTCGATTAATTTTTCCGTCCCTCTGTGCAGCAACCCTATATGGGAGTCAGCACGCTCTACAACCTCACCGTCCATTTCCAGAACAAGACGCAAAACCCCGTGTGCCGCAGGGTGTTGCGGGCCAAAGTTCAGGGTCATATTTTTTATATCTACTGCTTTACTACTAGCCACTTACGCCTCCGCCTTTTCATCACCGGGAAGGATATATTTAGTACCCTCCCACGGGCTTGCAAAATCAAAAGTCCTAAATTCCTGATCCAATTTAACAGGCTCGTACACAACACGCTTGCGATCTTCGTCATACTTAACCTGCACATAACCTGTCAGAGGAAAATCTTTTCTTTGAGGGTGTCCGCTAAAACCATAATCCGACAATATCCTACGTAAGTCAGGGTGATCGGCAAAGAAAACGCCGTACATATCCCAAACTTCACGCTCATACCAGTTTGCCGAGCTAAATACACCCGTAACAGTCGGAACCATGTCGTTTTCGGCAACACACACCTTAACAACGATACGGTTGTTATATCTTAAACTCAATAAGTTATATATAACTT harbors:
- the nuoF gene encoding NADH-quinone oxidoreductase subunit NuoF, with the protein product MLKEEDRIFTNLYGYESPNLAAAKKRGDWKDTKKFIKKGHDWIIEEVKTSCLRGRGGAGFPTGLKWSFMPKESPKPSYLVVNADESEPGTCKDRDIIRNDPHKIVEGCLLAGYAMRAVAAYIYIRGEFYNEAVALQHAIDEAYKDGLIGKNACGSGYDFDVFLHRGAGAYICGEETAQLESLEGKKGQPRLKPPFPAGVGLYGCPTTINNIETIAVVPTILRKGGSWFAGLGRENNTGTKVFCISGHVNNPCNVEEEMGIPLKELIEKHAGGVRGGWNNLLAIIPGGSSVPMLPKSICDTIRMDFDSLRAAQSGLGTAGIIVMDKSTDLIAAIERLSHFYMHESCGQCTPCREGTGWMWRIMKRLVKGEAEIAEIDKLLEITKQVEGHTICALGDAAAWPIQGLVRHFRSVIEDRINNYKKAA
- the nuoE gene encoding NADH-quinone oxidoreductase subunit NuoE; translation: MAKKKEKVEQKASFEFTKENLKKAKEYIAKYPEGRQRSALMPLLWLAQKQNDNWIPQDALDYIADMLELPPIKVYEVATFYTMYNLKPVGKNHIQVCRTTPCWLRGADDITNLCKDKLGIGLGEITHDGQFSLIEVECLGACVNAPMVQINDDYFEDLSPESMEKIIDDLAAGKKVKIGSQTGRQCSAPVEAE
- a CDS encoding NADH-quinone oxidoreductase subunit D, producing the protein MTLNFGPQHPAAHGVLRLVLEMDGEVVERADSHIGLLHRGTEKLIEHKNYIQAVPYFDRLDYVAPMSQEHAFALVTEKLLDCKIPIRAKYIRVLFAEISRLLSHLLNITTQALDVGAMTPLLWMFEEREKMMEFYERVCGARLHANYFRPGGVSKDLPPGLLEDIAKFVETFPKMIDDMEGLLTENRIFKQRTVDIGVVSKAEALDWGFTGVMLRGSGVPWDLRKSQPYEIYNDLNFDIPVGKNGDCYDRYLVRIEEMHQSIKIIKQVIEKMPSGPIKTNDRKISPPPRAEMKKSMEALIHHFKLYTEGYKVPAGEYYAAVEAPKGEFGVYLVADGTSRPYRCRVRAPGFAHLQGLDFMTKGHMLADVVAVIGSLDIVFGEIDR
- a CDS encoding NADH-quinone oxidoreductase subunit C; translation: MINELTDLGKYLESGVIEDIKVKCRIKNDMLIVSVKADSIVRMLTFLRDDARCQFKQLIDLTAVDYPEKKERFEVIYNLLSLRYNNRIVVKVCVAENDMVPTVTGVFSSANWYEREVWDMYGVFFADHPDLRRILSDYGFSGHPQRKDFPLTGYVQVKYDEDRKRVVYEPVKLDQEFRTFDFASPWEGTKYILPGDEKAEA